A single region of the Biomphalaria glabrata chromosome 15, xgBioGlab47.1, whole genome shotgun sequence genome encodes:
- the LOC106051380 gene encoding mid1-interacting protein 1-B-like produces the protein MNKESTMANINRRRSTPSADGQQSLMTAINRFVQAVDLMDDTVMIPCRLRDIPVESIPIPCLQEENNNKAVIPAIPVSGDLYHFYAMLHAIRSEIIAGPLPIVDDDQSDNTDDSVDESDPIGENAKKTAAAFRYHLRGLFGLLHQMTETAKYLSNRYEREVTCHNGISSVSSFNM, from the coding sequence ATGAACAAAGAATCAACCATGGCTAACATCAACAGAAGACGCTCAACTCCATCAGCCGACGGACAGCAATCTCTAATGACTGCAATCAATCGGTTCGTACAGGCTGTAGATTTAATGGACGACACAGTGATGATTCCTTGCCGCCTGAGGGATATCCCCGTAGAGTCCATACCTATACCTTGTTTACAGgaagaaaacaataacaaagctGTCATTCCTGCCATTCCGGTGAGTGGTGATCTTTACCATTTTTATGCAATGCTACATGCTATTCGATCGGAAATAATAGCAGGACCACTGCCAATCGTCGACGACGATCAAAGCGATAACACAGACGATTCGGTCGATGAAAGTGACCCCATCGGCGAGAATGCCAAAAAGACAGCCGCAGCTTTCAGATATCACCTCAGAGGCTTGTTTGGACTCTTACATCAGATGACAGAAACAgctaaatatttaagtaatcgGTATGAGCGAGAGGTGACATGTCATAATGGAATTTCATCAGTTTCTTCATTCAATATGTGA